A region of Paraburkholderia sp. BL23I1N1 DNA encodes the following proteins:
- a CDS encoding type II secretion system F family protein: MNTSTPAQPTVTDLRFRWRGVDADGVQKNGALIAPDASAARAMLKRDNLFIVELAARGPAPRPRTRATDVTIFTHQLASLLRAGLPLAPALDLLAQAQSSRQSGMPRIVGALARDITGGLRFSAALQRHPAQFNALYCQLVEVGEAAGALATVLARLADDRERAAAQRAKVRAALTYPVAILLLAIAIAAALLIWVVPTFKQIFDGFGAKLPAPTQFVLALSTGAAQWSIPLAVMTLAASSAVTFLLRRCEAARIRFARVSLTMPVAGPLLRTLCAARWSRALGTLLSAGTPLADAFDSLTHATGNAYFDRATVEIAARLRRGERLAAAMRAAHCFPPEVVQPIAVAEESGALDTMLIDVASLADRQVDEKIGMLSSLCEPLVIIVLGTLVGGLVIAMYLPIIQLGNVV, encoded by the coding sequence ATGAACACCTCCACACCGGCTCAGCCAACGGTAACCGACTTGCGTTTTAGATGGCGCGGCGTCGACGCCGACGGCGTGCAGAAGAATGGCGCACTGATCGCGCCGGATGCCAGCGCCGCGCGAGCGATGCTCAAGCGCGACAATCTGTTCATCGTCGAACTGGCGGCCCGCGGGCCGGCGCCACGCCCCAGGACCCGCGCCACCGACGTGACGATATTCACCCACCAGCTTGCCAGCCTGCTACGCGCCGGTTTGCCGCTTGCACCCGCGCTCGATCTTCTCGCTCAAGCGCAGAGTTCGCGCCAGTCCGGTATGCCGCGAATCGTCGGCGCGCTGGCGCGTGATATCACCGGCGGCCTGCGTTTTTCGGCGGCATTGCAGCGGCATCCTGCGCAATTCAATGCGCTGTATTGCCAGCTCGTTGAGGTTGGCGAAGCGGCCGGCGCATTGGCAACGGTCCTCGCCCGGCTCGCCGACGATCGCGAACGCGCCGCCGCGCAACGTGCCAAGGTGCGCGCAGCGCTGACCTATCCGGTGGCGATCCTGCTGCTTGCGATTGCCATTGCCGCGGCGTTGCTGATTTGGGTCGTGCCTACGTTCAAGCAGATCTTTGATGGCTTCGGCGCGAAGCTGCCCGCGCCCACGCAGTTCGTACTGGCTTTGTCGACAGGTGCCGCGCAATGGAGCATTCCGCTCGCCGTCATGACCCTCGCAGCGAGTTCGGCTGTGACATTTCTGCTACGACGTTGCGAAGCAGCGCGCATCCGGTTCGCGCGCGTATCGCTGACAATGCCGGTCGCCGGTCCGTTGCTACGTACCTTGTGCGCGGCACGCTGGAGCCGCGCGCTCGGCACCTTGCTGTCGGCAGGCACACCGCTCGCGGACGCGTTCGATTCGCTGACTCACGCCACCGGCAACGCTTATTTCGACCGTGCCACCGTGGAGATTGCCGCCCGGCTGCGGCGCGGCGAACGGCTCGCCGCAGCCATGCGCGCGGCGCACTGCTTTCCACCCGAGGTCGTCCAGCCGATTGCGGTTGCCGAGGAGTCCGGAGCGCTCGACACGATGCTGATCGATGTCGCGTCGCTCGCCGATCGTCAGGTAGACGAAAAGATCGGCATGCTCTCGAGCCTGTGCGAGCCACTTGTCATCATCGTGCTGGGTACGCTGGTCGGCGGCCTGGTGATCGCGATGTATCTTCCCATTATTCAACTCGGCAACGTGGTGTAG
- a CDS encoding surface-adhesin E family protein, which produces MKRLAVGLCLAGVISTAVAVNWVKVFDSDGLIVYVDPNSIKTDDAGYRLIWTYGDYSQKPITNGNMTATTMIERVSVDCKLDRYQVLSLKLFDHQGNLLGSPDMTGKPFTDIPPGSASSFVEAVACHSRE; this is translated from the coding sequence GTGAAAAGACTCGCGGTAGGTCTGTGCTTGGCCGGTGTCATCAGCACGGCGGTTGCTGTCAATTGGGTCAAGGTCTTCGATAGCGACGGATTGATCGTCTATGTTGATCCCAATAGCATCAAGACGGACGACGCAGGGTACAGACTGATTTGGACTTACGGCGACTACTCGCAGAAGCCGATCACGAACGGCAACATGACGGCGACGACAATGATCGAGCGGGTCTCAGTTGACTGCAAGCTAGACCGCTACCAAGTGCTGTCCCTAAAGCTGTTCGACCATCAGGGCAACCTTCTCGGCTCCCCCGACATGACGGGCAAGCCATTTACCGACATCCCTCCCGGCTCGGCAAGCAGCTTCGTCGAGGCGGTGGCCTGTCACTCCCGTGAGTAA
- a CDS encoding DNA gyrase inhibitor YacG yields the protein MPTVVKCPTCGKDVRWTPENRFRPFCSDRCRQIDLGAWAAEKYKIGGTDQETPPDESPGGDYNPH from the coding sequence ATGCCTACCGTCGTCAAATGCCCCACTTGCGGCAAGGATGTCCGCTGGACCCCTGAAAACCGCTTCCGCCCGTTCTGCTCCGATCGCTGCAGGCAGATCGATCTTGGCGCCTGGGCCGCCGAGAAGTACAAGATAGGCGGCACAGATCAAGAAACGCCGCCGGATGAATCGCCTGGCGGGGATTACAACCCGCATTGA
- the coaE gene encoding dephospho-CoA kinase (Dephospho-CoA kinase (CoaE) performs the final step in coenzyme A biosynthesis.), with amino-acid sequence MFAVGLTGGIGSGKSTVADLFGARGVPLVDTDLIAHRITAPHGIAMPQIAVEFGDSFIAADGSLDRARMRALVFSDEGARERLEGITHPLIRAETEREQREAQGPYVIVVVPLLVESGSWKTRVNRVLTVDCSVETQISRVMSRNGFSREQVLAIIARQATREARLAAADDVIDNDNAPLDALKSQVDAQHRVYLSLAGA; translated from the coding sequence ATGTTTGCTGTGGGATTGACCGGCGGCATCGGCAGCGGCAAATCCACCGTGGCTGACCTGTTCGGCGCGCGCGGCGTTCCGCTCGTCGACACGGACCTGATCGCTCACCGCATCACGGCGCCGCACGGCATTGCGATGCCGCAGATCGCCGTGGAGTTCGGCGATTCGTTCATTGCGGCAGACGGCTCGCTCGACCGCGCCCGCATGCGCGCGCTGGTGTTCAGCGACGAGGGCGCACGCGAACGCCTCGAAGGCATCACGCATCCGTTGATTCGCGCGGAGACCGAGCGCGAACAGCGTGAAGCGCAAGGGCCCTACGTGATCGTGGTGGTACCGCTGCTGGTGGAGTCGGGTAGCTGGAAGACGCGCGTGAATCGCGTGCTGACGGTCGATTGCAGCGTCGAGACGCAAATCTCGCGCGTGATGAGCCGCAACGGGTTCAGCCGTGAACAGGTGCTGGCGATCATCGCCCGCCAGGCGACGCGCGAAGCCCGCCTCGCGGCAGCTGACGACGTCATCGACAACGACAACGCACCGCTCGATGCGCTCAAGTCGCAAGTCGATGCTCAGCATCGCGTCTATCTGTCGCTAGCGGGTGCATGA
- a CDS encoding recombinase family protein — translation MTVRAYLRASTADQNASRAKDDLTVWAAEKGAHIDTYYVENASGATADRDELRRLLVEAKRGDVLLVEAIDRLTRLKLEDWKELRDEIKAKGVVVVAKWLDSTHARLTQTQSARRDWIADAAHEMVNDLMIEIAAAKAREDYEMRRARAAQGVADRQARDARGETTQKGYAGRKADADMHRRIVDLKQRGMTYSQIADTLKTTRPTIARALRAAGLLHDSTSAETSQNHD, via the coding sequence ATGACCGTCCGCGCTTATCTGCGTGCATCGACCGCCGACCAGAACGCCAGCCGCGCTAAAGATGACTTGACGGTGTGGGCTGCGGAGAAAGGCGCGCACATCGACACGTACTACGTCGAGAACGCGAGCGGAGCGACCGCCGACCGGGACGAGTTGCGCCGTCTGCTCGTTGAGGCGAAGCGTGGCGACGTGCTGCTAGTAGAAGCCATTGATCGTCTGACGCGCCTGAAGCTGGAGGACTGGAAGGAGCTACGCGACGAGATCAAGGCGAAGGGCGTAGTAGTTGTCGCGAAGTGGCTGGACAGTACTCACGCACGCTTGACGCAAACTCAGTCGGCGCGGCGCGACTGGATCGCAGACGCGGCGCATGAGATGGTGAATGACTTGATGATCGAGATCGCGGCGGCGAAGGCTCGCGAGGATTACGAGATGCGGCGCGCAAGGGCTGCGCAGGGCGTTGCCGACAGGCAGGCACGGGACGCACGCGGCGAGACGACTCAGAAGGGCTACGCGGGCCGCAAGGCAGATGCCGACATGCACCGCAGGATTGTTGACCTGAAGCAACGGGGCATGACGTACAGCCAGATCGCCGACACGCTGAAGACCACGAGGCCGACTATTGCACGCGCCCTGCGTGCTGCCGGACTGCTGCATGACTCCACCAGCGCAGAGACGAGCCAAAACCATGATTGA
- the zapD gene encoding cell division protein ZapD, producing MILYEYPFNERIRTLLRLEDLFERFTFFLTQEDAREHHVALTTLFEISEVAGRADLKSDLMKELERQRQTLAPFRGNPGIEQNALEAVLGEIEQTLAGLSQMQGKTGQHLADNEWLASIRSRAIIPGGTCKFDLPSYYAWQQIHPDQRRQDIAKWVTPLLPLRDAATIVLRLARESGQASKVMAMQGSYQQMLSGRSYQLMQVRVAPELRVIPEASANKYMLWVRFTVQDGDLRPRAVDVDVPFQLTLCSL from the coding sequence TTGATCCTTTACGAGTATCCCTTCAACGAGCGAATCCGGACGCTATTGCGCCTCGAAGATCTGTTCGAGCGCTTCACGTTCTTTCTAACTCAGGAAGACGCCAGGGAGCATCACGTCGCACTGACAACGTTGTTCGAGATCTCAGAGGTCGCGGGTCGCGCGGATCTGAAGTCCGATCTGATGAAGGAACTCGAACGCCAGCGGCAAACCCTGGCGCCGTTCCGGGGCAATCCAGGCATCGAGCAGAACGCGCTGGAAGCGGTGCTGGGAGAAATCGAGCAGACGTTGGCGGGACTTTCGCAGATGCAGGGCAAGACCGGCCAGCATCTGGCAGATAACGAGTGGCTCGCCAGCATCCGCAGCCGCGCGATCATCCCGGGTGGCACCTGCAAGTTCGATCTGCCTTCGTACTACGCATGGCAGCAGATTCATCCCGATCAGCGCCGGCAGGACATCGCCAAATGGGTCACGCCACTGCTGCCGTTGCGCGATGCGGCAACGATTGTGCTGCGTCTCGCGCGCGAATCGGGTCAGGCGTCCAAGGTCATGGCAATGCAGGGTAGCTACCAGCAGATGCTGTCAGGCCGTTCATATCAGTTGATGCAAGTACGGGTGGCGCCTGAATTGCGGGTAATTCCGGAGGCCAGCGCTAACAAGTACATGCTCTGGGTGCGATTCACGGTGCAGGACGGCGATCTGCGTCCGCGCGCGGTAGATGTCGACGTGCCGTTCCAGCTCACGTTGTGCAGCCTGTAA
- a CDS encoding A24 family peptidase, giving the protein MQATIPLVSDTSSSLLSVLLPGHVATGLELAFGSLPNGLQIAFAIVFGLVIGSFLNVVAHRVPIMLERAWREEVSEATEEPLETDGLPARYNLWVPRSACPHCGHVLSAWENLPVLSYLLLRGRCSACKTRISLRYPLLEIASAAFAAGALALYGPTGMALAAFGLCAALLAMSAIDIDTHLLPDSMTLPLLWAGLIVNFNGMFASLHDAVLGAIFGYLVLWAVHWLFRLIRGIEGMGYGDFKLLAALGAWLGWAALPQIVLIAAVAGAVVGLAATWRGRMRFEEPLPFGPFLAAGGAVTLFLGTPLYLALGG; this is encoded by the coding sequence ATGCAGGCCACCATTCCGCTCGTGTCAGATACCTCTTCCAGCCTGCTTTCGGTTCTGCTGCCCGGCCACGTCGCAACCGGTCTCGAGCTCGCGTTCGGCAGTTTGCCCAACGGCCTGCAGATTGCATTCGCGATCGTATTCGGTCTGGTGATCGGCAGCTTCCTGAACGTGGTCGCGCATCGGGTGCCGATCATGCTGGAGCGTGCGTGGCGCGAAGAGGTCAGCGAGGCCACCGAAGAACCGCTTGAAACCGATGGCTTGCCCGCCCGCTACAACCTGTGGGTACCGCGCAGCGCGTGCCCTCACTGCGGCCACGTGCTCAGCGCGTGGGAAAACCTGCCGGTGCTGAGCTACCTGCTGCTGCGCGGCCGCTGCTCCGCATGCAAGACACGTATCAGCCTGCGCTACCCGCTGCTCGAAATCGCCAGCGCCGCCTTCGCGGCAGGGGCGCTCGCGCTGTACGGGCCGACCGGCATGGCGCTCGCCGCCTTCGGACTCTGCGCCGCGTTGCTCGCCATGAGCGCGATCGACATCGACACCCATCTGCTGCCGGACTCCATGACGCTGCCGCTCCTGTGGGCCGGCCTGATCGTGAACTTCAACGGCATGTTCGCGAGCCTCCACGACGCCGTGCTGGGCGCGATCTTCGGCTATCTGGTGTTGTGGGCCGTACATTGGCTGTTCCGGTTGATACGCGGCATTGAAGGCATGGGTTATGGCGATTTCAAACTGCTGGCTGCGCTCGGCGCATGGCTCGGCTGGGCGGCGCTGCCGCAGATCGTACTGATCGCGGCGGTCGCCGGCGCGGTGGTCGGTCTCGCGGCGACGTGGCGCGGCCGCATGCGCTTCGAAGAGCCGCTGCCGTTTGGGCCGTTTCTCGCGGCGGGCGGTGCTGTTACGCTATTTCTCGGCACACCGCTTTATCTGGCGTTGGGAGGCTGA
- a CDS encoding HlyC/CorC family transporter has product MEQLPLWAQIGAVFLLLICSSFFSISETAMMAINRHRLKHLANQNALGAKTTQGLLAHTDQLLSVVLIGNNLFNTIIPVLTTSIALHTFGRNNVVLSIATGIVAFLIIVFAEITPKIVGATFPEKIALPASLLIAPMMRIGKPLVWFVNLFANTILRVLHINTKGAHDQRLSTEELRTIVLESGSFMPTKHRSILLNLFDLENISVDDVMIPRRRIEALDFDAPFEQILHQLETCYHNKLIVYQGDIDRVLGVLHVRKTLAALHNQELERETLRELLAEPYFVPTGTPVFQQLQYFQESRHRTALVVNEYGELQGLVTPEDIIEELIGEFTTSIPRGANSRGGWNEKGECIVAGSMPLRELNRWLHLALPTDGPKTLNGLILEILEDIPDGDVCVQIGEVKLEVMRSDDQAIRTVKLFKPPTRASAKAVKAARG; this is encoded by the coding sequence GTGGAACAACTTCCCTTATGGGCGCAGATCGGCGCCGTCTTTCTGCTGCTTATCTGCTCCAGCTTCTTTTCGATTTCCGAAACGGCGATGATGGCGATCAACCGCCATCGCCTGAAACACCTTGCCAACCAGAACGCGCTCGGCGCGAAGACCACTCAGGGTCTGCTGGCGCACACCGATCAACTGCTGAGCGTGGTCCTGATCGGCAACAATCTGTTCAACACGATCATCCCGGTGCTCACCACCTCGATCGCGCTGCATACCTTCGGCCGTAACAACGTAGTGCTGTCGATCGCGACCGGCATCGTCGCGTTTCTGATCATCGTGTTCGCGGAAATCACGCCGAAGATTGTCGGCGCAACGTTCCCTGAGAAGATCGCGCTGCCGGCCAGCCTGTTGATCGCACCGATGATGCGAATCGGCAAGCCGCTCGTCTGGTTCGTCAATCTGTTCGCGAACACGATCCTGCGAGTGCTGCATATCAATACCAAAGGCGCGCACGATCAGCGGCTTTCCACTGAAGAGCTGCGCACCATCGTGCTCGAATCCGGCAGCTTCATGCCGACCAAGCACCGCAGCATTCTGCTGAATCTGTTCGACCTCGAGAACATTTCCGTCGACGACGTGATGATCCCGCGCCGCCGCATCGAAGCGCTCGACTTCGACGCGCCGTTCGAGCAGATCCTGCATCAGCTGGAAACCTGTTATCACAACAAGCTGATCGTCTATCAAGGCGACATCGACCGCGTGCTCGGCGTGCTGCACGTACGCAAGACACTGGCTGCGCTGCACAACCAGGAACTGGAGCGCGAGACGCTGCGCGAGTTGCTGGCCGAGCCGTATTTCGTGCCGACCGGTACACCGGTATTCCAGCAACTGCAGTACTTCCAGGAGAGCCGTCACCGCACGGCGCTGGTCGTGAACGAATACGGCGAGTTGCAAGGGCTCGTCACGCCGGAAGACATCATCGAAGAGCTGATCGGTGAGTTCACCACGTCGATTCCGCGTGGCGCCAATTCGCGCGGCGGCTGGAACGAGAAAGGCGAATGTATCGTTGCGGGTAGCATGCCGCTGCGCGAACTGAATCGCTGGCTGCATCTCGCGCTGCCGACCGACGGACCGAAAACGCTCAACGGACTGATTCTCGAGATACTCGAAGACATTCCCGACGGCGACGTGTGCGTGCAGATCGGCGAAGTGAAACTCGAGGTGATGCGCAGCGACGACCAGGCGATTCGCACTGTCAAACTGTTCAAACCGCCTACTCGCGCGAGCGCGAAAGCCGTCAAGGCTGCGCGCGGCTAG